A window from Gossypium raimondii isolate GPD5lz chromosome 7, ASM2569854v1, whole genome shotgun sequence encodes these proteins:
- the LOC105763574 gene encoding uncharacterized protein LOC105763574, producing the protein MVKNDATLRNLKNQIGQIANELRNKQHGALPSDMENLRKPSKENWKANKLLPQLKDLGSFIIPRNIGESCCGKTLGYLGSSINLMPTSFFKGLGIGKAKPTTITLQLVDRSLAYLEGEIEDVLVCVDKFIFCADYINLDFEADKGVPIILERPFLEAGRTRVDVQKGELTMQVQDE; encoded by the exons ATGGTGAAGAATGATGCAACTTTGAGAAATTTGAAGAACCAAATAGGGCAGATAGCAAACGAACTTCGAAATAAACAACACGGAGCTTTACCTAGTGACATGGAGAACCTAAGAAAACCGAGTAAGGAGAATTGGAAAGCG AATAAGTTGCTTCCTCAGTTGAAGGATCTAGGAAGTTTCATCATACCTCGCAATATTGGAGAATCTTGTTGTGGTAAAACTTTGGGCTATTTGGGATCGAGTATCAACTTAATGCCTACGTCtttttttaaaggattaggtATTGGTAAGGCCAAACCGACAACAATTACACTCCAATTGGtggatcgatctttagcatacCTCGAAGGAGAGATCGAGGATGTCTTGGTTTGtgttgataaattcatattttgtgCTGACTATATTaacttagattttgaagcagataaagGAGTACCAATCATCTTAGAAAGACCTTTCCTGGAAGCTGGTAGGACGAGAGTCGATGTACAGAAAGGTGAACTCACCATGCAAGTTCAAGATGAATAA